Genomic DNA from Echeneis naucrates chromosome 14, fEcheNa1.1, whole genome shotgun sequence:
TGATTTGCCCTTGAAAACACGAATGACCACAGCCACAGTTTGTACCCGCTGTTTATCATGAAGCATCAGCTGAAAACGATGACTGCAGTTGTCTCACCAGTTTGTCCTGTTTGCTTTATAAtcgccttaaaaaaaaaaaaaaaagctagatGACTTATCAAGACTTTGTAACCTTTGAACCACTGCTCGcaacaaaacatcagcacagGCAACATTTGTACGTGTTGTTTATGTGTTGCAGATAGCAGCAATTTtaaggagaaggaagaaagatTACTATTTAAAAAGGCTGCTCCCTGAGATATTATGGTCTACCTCTTTCCTCACTGCCAATGGAGGTCTCTACATTATTTTCTTCTGCATTATCAGGTTAGTCGATTTAGTAAATATTTcaatctctctcacacacatacatgcatacgTACACgcacatgtacatacacacacaacacagcccAAATTGAGATTCAAGAGATAAGGTACATTGTTGTCCATCTGTTAGAAATCAATGTGACTATCATTCTTTGAAtataggataaaaaaaacaagcattcaAATTAGCTAACAGGTTAAGGAGTTTTCAGATTGACTCATTCAAGAGCCTTGTGTTTGTCCTTGAGATCTAACATACTTTACGATGGTCAATAAACTGAAAGAAGTAGAACACTAAAACCTCTCAGCTGAAATAAACACTGTAATACTGTATATTTCCAACTTTAGGAAACTGCTTGGAGGGTTCTACTCCTGGTCTGCTGGGTTTGGCTCGGCTCTGCCTGCCTCTTACATTGCCATTCTCTTGGAGCGTAAAAGCCGGTGAGATTTGTGGCCTCTTTATGTTCACTATTTGCTTCTTCTCTTAGGCTCTGAAAGTCTTTTcataatttgaataaaaaaaaaacatttaccaGGTGCAACATTGCACAAATACTCAACTTTATTTTTGGTGGTTAATTGATCCATCTGAAGTATCAGAGATGGCTTTGTAACAATTATGTGTTTATCCAACTCCTCCCCAACCAGGAGAGGACTGCTGACGATATACATGGCAAACCTTGTAAGAGCTTCTCTGTTCATTTAAATATGCTTTCATCTACATATATGTATATCTGATTTACCGCACAATATATCTTTACCTATGTATTCCTGTTCCCAGGCCACTGAGACTTTATTCCGCATGGCCGTGACACGGGGCATCGTCAGACCCATCAGACATGGCGAGGTAAGATGAAAGTGGGTGTGTGACCTAAAAGTCATAGGAGCTAAATAAATTGACTTTGGGGGTAAACGATAAAAACATACGTACCCTTGTTTCTTCTCAGTCTGCCTTAGCTGGATCAGGTAGCCACATTTCATCAGGTCTATCTGAGCAGCAGTGACTCTATTGCAGTAGATATTCTACTTTCAATGAACTCGTTCACAATCATTGATGCAGACAAGAAGAAATCTGTTATGTAAAACATATGTCCAGGTGGTGCTTATCAAACTTATCTCCTTTTTGACCAACCTAAACAGTGAGCTTTTGTTTTCCCATCaccatttaaatgtgtttcacttagctcttttaattttttttttttttaattttcgcAGGCATGATGACGTTTCTTTTTATAATCAACGCAAAGTATGTGTGATACTTACGTATGTGATAATATACATAAGTACAGTCTTCAAGCAATCAAGCATCTTCAAGCATCTACTTCATTACTGGCCATGCCTGCTTCAATGCCAGTAATTTATTAAGagtgtatattttatattgcaaaaaaaataaaataaaatcaagcaACCATTTCCATCACTGATCTCCCCCAAGAATGTGCCATGATAATGTAATATTGTCCAGGTGCTGATGTGTTAAGTGCTGTCCTGACTTCCTCCTTGTCCTCCTATTAGGTTCTCCTGTTCTGCATAACTGCATCACTCTACATGTTCTTCTTCAGGTCAGAGCAGCAAAGAGATGAATATTCTtaacagacattaaaaaaaaaaaagaaatgtttgttttagtgtttaAGTTTTAGTGAAATTGTATGGTTTATTCTGCAGGAGTAAAGATGGCCTCAAAGGCTTTACATTCTCCGCATTAAAGTAAGTTGGTCCTTCTCCCACAGATGCTGTGATTTAGAATCAAAACTCTTCTTGGATAATGCTCACAGTGCACCTTGTTTCACAGGTTTATCATTGGAAAGGAAGAGATTCCAACTCACACTGGTACAGCAGAGCATGTCTATCCAAGACCTCCTGAGAGGACAGCTGCTATTGAGGCTGAGGTTTCACAGGTGTCACCAGAAAGGCCTGGCTCCAGGAGGAAAACTCTGATAGCCTTCACCAGGGAACTGCTAGAATCCATGTGAGACAATACACATCTTTACAGTCACACTTTCAGGTTTTTGTAGCAGGGTGGCAAGTACTGAttttgatgggtttttttttttttttttataaaccagATGCAAGTGGGGTCCAAGACACAGATGTTGTAAACATCACCAAGACAACTGCATTTCATATTGTGTTAAAGTAAGACGCTCCCTGCACTAAACTACACTTAACTTTaatgtgattgttttcattcatgtaaTAATTGATTTATCAAACTCTTTGTtcttaattaatatttaatacacAAGTATGATACCATTACTGAATATcattgctttgtttattttattttttttcattgtccaGGGTTTTGTCAGGATGTTCAGTGTTGGCTACCTGATTCAGTGTTGTCTTAAAGTGCCCTCAACGTTCAGGCAAATGTTCTCTAAGCCCTCACGTCTCCCATCTCTTTTCTACAATAAAGAGAATTTCCAGCTAGGGGCATTTCTAGGATCTTTTGTCAGTATCTACAAGGTacaataatgatttttttaaaatatatgtctgtttttaaactgtaaCCAAGTGCTTGATGTTTGCATGATCAACTGTACCagatgtatatttatgtatattgtACATTCATCTATTTCCCTTCTCCTTAAAGATACATTTTAGT
This window encodes:
- the tmem135 gene encoding transmembrane protein 135 isoform X3, with translation MAVVSKIPHSCYEIGHTWSPSCVQSALDVTRGALEVSFKIYAPLYLIAAILRRRKKDYYLKRLLPEILWSTSFLTANGGLYIIFFCIIRKLLGGFYSWSAGFGSALPASYIAILLERKSRRGLLTIYMANLATETLFRMAVTRGIVRPIRHGEVLLFCITASLYMFFFRSKDGLKGFTFSALKFIIGKEEIPTHTGTAEHVYPRPPERTAAIEAEVSQVSPERPGSRRKTLIAFTRELLESICKWGPRHRCCKHHQDNCISYCVKGFVRMFSVGYLIQCCLKVPSTFRQMFSKPSRLPSLFYNKENFQLGAFLGSFVSIYKGTSCLLRWVRNIDDELHALIAGFLAGTSMFFYKSTTISMYLFSKLVEAVMEVQNLRPSYWKFLLRLTKGRFALMNRQLLDVFGTQASRDFKGFVPKLDPHFTTVLPPGADIQLG
- the tmem135 gene encoding transmembrane protein 135 isoform X1, which encodes MAVVSKIPHSCYEIGHTWSPSCVQSALDVTRGALEVSFKIYAPLYLIAAILRRRKKDYYLKRLLPEILWSTSFLTANGGLYIIFFCIIRKLLGGFYSWSAGFGSALPASYIAILLERKSRRGLLTIYMANLATETLFRMAVTRGIVRPIRHGEVLLFCITASLYMFFFRSKDGLKGFTFSALKFIIGKEEIPTHTGTAEHVYPRPPERTAAIEAEVSQVSPERPGSRRKTLIAFTRELLESICKWGPRHRCCKHHQDNCISYCVKGFVRMFSVGYLIQCCLKVPSTFRQMFSKPSRLPSLFYNKENFQLGAFLGSFVSIYKGTSCLLRWVRNIDDELHALIAGFLAGTSMFFYKSTTISMYLFSKLVETMYFKGIEAGHFPYFPHADTVLYAISTAICFQAAVMEVQNLRPSYWKFLLRLTKGRFALMNRQLLDVFGTQASRDFKGFVPKLDPHFTTVLPPGADIQLG
- the tmem135 gene encoding transmembrane protein 135 isoform X2, producing MAVVSKIPHSCYEIGHTWSPSCVQSALDVTRGALEVSFKIYAPLYLIAAILRRRKKDYYLKRLLPEILWSTSFLTANGGLYIIFFCIIRKLLGGFYSWSAGFGSALPASYIAILLERKSRRGLLTIYMANLVLLFCITASLYMFFFRSKDGLKGFTFSALKFIIGKEEIPTHTGTAEHVYPRPPERTAAIEAEVSQVSPERPGSRRKTLIAFTRELLESICKWGPRHRCCKHHQDNCISYCVKGFVRMFSVGYLIQCCLKVPSTFRQMFSKPSRLPSLFYNKENFQLGAFLGSFVSIYKGTSCLLRWVRNIDDELHALIAGFLAGTSMFFYKSTTISMYLFSKLVETMYFKGIEAGHFPYFPHADTVLYAISTAICFQAAVMEVQNLRPSYWKFLLRLTKGRFALMNRQLLDVFGTQASRDFKGFVPKLDPHFTTVLPPGADIQLG